One window of Nymphaea colorata isolate Beijing-Zhang1983 chromosome 1, ASM883128v2, whole genome shotgun sequence genomic DNA carries:
- the LOC116246320 gene encoding pentatricopeptide repeat-containing protein At5g13770, chloroplastic encodes MAVAYVEHPFHHLYHPPFRLGISSLTTATFVTLSRQRLSRKDGAFHLSNVVSACGSPSVPILDDSANAIPAAEVRHLHAEAGGSGARQNFGQRLQDFLRQEPNEESVLDFYREAKKDPNFFLDFLSTNFLISFLTKSEQWRNISEIAPDIGICLAFPGSSTGSKAVRLCISSRKFRVADALLDSLAKNRRTAAREFASAMKGYNELHMYGSTVSLYDRMVSFGIEPDFLCYRLVLEALEKSDETDKAARVFEEIRSRGLGSSSEAKSIYLAFCRTLVQSGRATQGVELVREMESSGVEPDHRFYACLIPSLVAEGRPKEAEALLSESLAKRHPPKDQTVFLRLVSLRVDSDSPEKAMEIVAAAKNSGVMLTDCVLSVVVGGHARRRGPRAALEAFDQLTSLGLRPGQVTYSMAVGACARLGLTARAESLLVEMQASGYGRCVFAYAIVIRLYGREGRSGDALRMLGVMKAKGCRPNVWVYNALLDVYGRDGNVRQAERLWNEMRARKVRPDRASYTSLIGAYARVKDYEACVRVYSEFKGSGGRLDRTLAAVMVGVLSKSTRVDQLIRFLGDVKDHGVGLDARLYRSTLYALKDAGLQAQLKRFLQSFGTKAKLGDA; translated from the coding sequence ATGGCAGTCGCGTACGTGGAGCACCCCTTCCACCACCTCTACCACCCACCTTTCCGGCTCGGAATAAGCTCACTGACCACCGCCACGTTCGTCACACTAAGTCGACAGAGACTCAGCCGGAAGGACGGCGCTTTCCACCTGTCCAACGTCGTCTCTGCCTGCGGCTCGCCATCGGTTCCCATCCTTGACGATTCCGCCAACGCCATTCCAGCTGCTGAAGTCCGCCACCTCCATGCTGAGGCCGGCGGCAGCGGAGCGCGGCAGAACTTCGGTCAGCGTCTCCAAGACTTCCTTCGACAAGAACCGAATGAAGAGTCCGTCTTAGATTTCTACAGAGAGGCGAAGAAGGATCCCAACTTTTTCTTGGACTTCCTGTCGACGAATTTCCTTATCTCGTTCTTGACCAAATCGGAGCAATGGCGCAACATCTCGGAGATCGCTCCCGATATCGGCATCTGTCTCGCATTTCCCGGATCCTCCACTGGTTCAAAAGCGGTTCGGCTGTGCATATCATCTCGAAAGTTCCGAGTCGCCGATGCGCTCCTGGACTCGCTGGCAAAGAACCGACGCACCGCCGCCCGGGAGTTCGCGTCGGCGATGAAGGGCTACAACGAGCTGCACATGTACGGCTCTACTGTATCACTTTACGATCGGATGGTTTCCTTCGGGATCGAGCCGGATTTTCTCTGTTACCGGTTGGTTTTGGAGGCTCTTGAGAAGAGCGATGAGACGGACAAGGCCGCGCGAGTCTTCGAAGAGATCAGGTCCCGGGGACTCGGCTCGAGCAGCGAGGCGAAGTCGATTTACCTCGCGTTCTGCCGAACGCTCGTCCAATCCGGCCGAGCAACGCAAGGCGTCGAGCTCGTCAGGGAGATGGAGTCATCAGGAGTCGAGCCGGACCACCGCTTTTACGCCTGCCTGATCCCCTCGCTCGTCGCCGAGGGGAGGCCAAAAGAGGCCGAGGCCCTCCTGAGCGAGTCTCTGGCCAAGCGTCACCCGCCGAAAGACCAGACCGTCTTCCTCCGCCTCGTCTCGTTACGCGTGGACTCGGACTCGCCCGAAAAAGCAATGGAAATCGTCGCGGCAGCAAAGAATTCCGGCGTTATGCTCACCGACTGTGTCCTATCGGTAGTGGTCGGCGGGCACGCGAGGAGGCGCGGCCCCCGGGCGGCCCTGGAGGCTTTCGACCAGCTGACGTCCCTGGGTCTCCGGCCGGGACAGGTGACGTACTCCATGGCCGTGGGCGCGTGCGCGCGGCTGGGGCTCACCGCCCGCGCCGAGTCCCTGCTTGTGGAGATGCAGGCCTCTGGGTACGGGAGGTGCGTCTTCGCCTACGCGATCGTCATCCGACTGTACGGTCGGGAAGGCCGGTCGGGCGACGCGCTGCGGATGCTCGGCGTCATGAAGGCGAAGGGGTGCCGGCCGAACGTGTGGGTCTACAACGCCCTGCTCGACGTGTACGGGCGCGACGGGAACGTGCGGCAGGCGGAGCGGCTGTGGAACGAGATGCGGGCGCGGAAGGTCCGGCCCGACCGGGCGAGCTACACGAGCCTGATCGGAGCCTACGCTCGGGTCAAGGACTACGAGGCCTGCGTCCGAGTGTACAGCGAGTTCAAGGGCAGCGGGGGCCGACTAGACCGGACGCTGGCCGCTGTCATGGTTGGGGTGCTGTCCAAGAGCACCAGGGTGGACCAGCTGATCAGGTTCTTGGGCGACGTCAAGGACCATGGGGTTGGGCTCGACGCGAGGCTGTACAGGTCGACTTTGTACGCGCTCAAGGACGCCGGGCTCCAGGCGCAGCTGAAACGGTTCCTGCAGAGCTTCGGAACGAAGGCCAAGCTGGGGGACGCTTGA